From Blastopirellula sediminis, one genomic window encodes:
- a CDS encoding type I restriction-modification system subunit M — MNQNLSSFIWSVADLLRGDYKQSEYGRVILPFTVLRRLDCVLEWTKVAVLKEYDKRKAAGVNPEPFLRKKSKQHFYNTSPLDLKKLMGDADNIRENLFSYVEAFSADVRDIFDCFDFHNQVQRLDKANLLYLVTEKFANIDLHPNVVSNEQMGHVFEELIRKFAEISNETAGEHFTPREVIRLMVNLLFIEDDEALTKPGVVRSLYDPTAGTGGMLSVAEEHLAQLNPDARLVMYGQELNAESYAICKADMLIKGQDVSQIVLGNTLADDGLAGQQFDYMLSNPPFGVEWKKIQKAIQDEHKQQGYNGRFGPGLPRVSDGSLLFLMHLISKMRPAKDGGSRFGIVLNGSPLFTGNAGSGESEIRRYVLENDLLEAIIGLPTDMFYNTGISTYVWIVTNRKPKHRQGKVQLIDASGLWQKMRKSLGSKRKELSDDHIEQITKLFGKAKAASTTDADGQQVPISRIFKNQDFGYQTITVERPERDSKGNVVKETKGKRKGQPKPDSSLRDTEDVPLAEEIEAYFEREVLPHVPDAWIDHEKTKTGYEIPFNRHFYVFKPPRDLAEIDAELKVVTDRIVEMIGGLSQ; from the coding sequence ATGAATCAGAATCTCTCTTCGTTTATTTGGTCGGTCGCCGATCTGCTCCGCGGCGACTACAAGCAGTCGGAATACGGCCGCGTTATTCTTCCCTTTACCGTCCTTCGCCGCCTCGACTGCGTGTTGGAGTGGACCAAGGTCGCCGTTCTAAAGGAGTACGACAAGCGGAAAGCGGCCGGGGTCAATCCCGAGCCGTTCCTCCGGAAGAAATCAAAACAGCACTTTTACAATACCTCTCCCCTCGACCTGAAGAAGCTCATGGGGGACGCGGATAACATTCGCGAGAACCTCTTCTCCTACGTCGAGGCCTTTTCGGCCGACGTTCGCGACATCTTCGACTGCTTCGACTTCCACAACCAGGTGCAGCGGCTCGACAAGGCCAATCTCCTTTACCTGGTGACCGAGAAGTTCGCCAATATCGATCTCCATCCCAACGTCGTCTCCAACGAGCAGATGGGGCACGTCTTTGAAGAGCTGATTCGCAAGTTCGCCGAAATCTCCAATGAGACCGCCGGGGAGCACTTCACGCCGCGGGAAGTGATTCGCCTGATGGTCAACTTGCTCTTCATCGAAGATGACGAGGCCCTCACCAAGCCGGGCGTCGTCCGCTCCCTCTACGATCCGACCGCTGGGACTGGGGGCATGCTCTCGGTCGCTGAAGAGCATCTCGCCCAGCTCAATCCTGACGCGCGGCTCGTCATGTACGGGCAAGAGCTGAATGCCGAGTCGTACGCCATCTGCAAGGCCGACATGCTGATCAAAGGGCAGGACGTCAGCCAGATCGTCCTCGGCAACACCCTGGCCGACGACGGGCTCGCCGGGCAGCAGTTCGACTACATGCTTTCCAATCCGCCGTTCGGCGTCGAATGGAAGAAGATCCAGAAGGCGATCCAGGACGAACACAAGCAGCAAGGCTACAACGGCCGCTTCGGTCCCGGGCTACCGCGGGTCAGCGACGGTTCGCTCCTCTTCCTAATGCACCTGATCTCGAAGATGCGCCCCGCAAAGGATGGCGGCAGCCGGTTTGGGATCGTGCTCAACGGTTCGCCTCTTTTCACCGGCAATGCCGGCAGCGGCGAAAGCGAGATCCGCCGCTACGTGCTCGAGAACGACCTGCTGGAAGCGATCATCGGGCTGCCGACCGACATGTTCTACAACACCGGGATCAGCACCTACGTCTGGATCGTCACCAACCGCAAGCCGAAGCATCGCCAGGGGAAGGTGCAACTGATCGACGCCAGCGGCCTGTGGCAGAAGATGCGGAAGAGTCTCGGCAGCAAGCGAAAAGAATTGTCGGACGACCATATCGAGCAAATCACCAAGCTGTTCGGCAAAGCGAAAGCAGCCAGCACGACCGACGCCGACGGCCAACAGGTCCCGATCAGCCGGATCTTTAAGAACCAGGACTTCGGCTACCAGACGATCACCGTCGAACGCCCCGAGCGCGACTCCAAGGGAAACGTCGTCAAAGAGACGAAGGGAAAACGCAAAGGACAACCGAAGCCCGACAGCAGCCTCCGCGATACGGAAGACGTCCCGCTGGCCGAAGAGATCGAAGCCTACTTCGAGCGGGAAGTGTTGCCCCATGTGCCGGACGCCTGGATCGATCACGAGAAGACGAAGACCGGCTACGAAATCCCCTTCAACCGCCACTTCTACGTCTTCAAACCGCCGCGCGATCTGGCGGAAATTGACGCCGAGCTGAAGGTGGTAACCGATCGGATTGTGGAGATGATTGGGGGGCTTTCGCAGTGA
- a CDS encoding restriction endonuclease subunit S, which translates to MSFPQYADYKESDVAWLGEIPRSWEVRRLGSLFRQVAEEGSEGLPILSVSIHHGVSDREFDDEELDRKVNRSDDRSKYRKVQPGDLVYNMMRAWQGGFGAVSVEGMVSPAYVVARPLSDMSTRFIELLLRTPQAIVEMHRHSQGVTDFRLRLYWEEFKSIKILFPPLDEQNAIVNFLDRETAKIDALVAEQRRLIELLSEKRQAVISHAVTKGLDPNVKMKPSGIEWIGLLPEHWSTPPLFARYYAVLGKMVDEQKATGKYPIRYLRNADVNWDSINTHDLPVIDIEPGEIERFTVSPGDLLICEGGAGIGQTAIWDGQPARFAFQKALHRLRPWKANKENPRFFYYCMRYVVETGFVLAGGTATIPHLTGEALRKYRFPTPPFKEQNQIVQFLDCETSRFDQLQSEAEQVISLLQERRTAIISAAVTGKIDVREFACQEAS; encoded by the coding sequence GTGAGTTTTCCCCAATACGCAGATTACAAGGAAAGTGACGTCGCATGGCTTGGGGAAATCCCGCGTTCATGGGAAGTACGTCGTCTTGGTTCGCTGTTTCGTCAGGTGGCAGAGGAAGGAAGTGAAGGCTTGCCAATACTCTCGGTCTCGATACATCATGGTGTTTCTGACCGCGAATTTGACGACGAAGAACTCGATCGAAAAGTAAATCGCAGCGATGATCGATCTAAGTATCGAAAAGTTCAACCAGGCGATTTGGTTTACAACATGATGCGCGCTTGGCAAGGAGGGTTCGGAGCTGTATCGGTTGAAGGCATGGTCAGTCCCGCATATGTAGTTGCGCGGCCTTTATCGGACATGTCTACTCGGTTTATCGAGCTTCTATTGCGCACCCCGCAAGCGATTGTAGAGATGCATCGGCATTCGCAAGGTGTTACAGACTTTCGACTGCGACTCTACTGGGAAGAATTCAAATCTATAAAGATTCTGTTTCCCCCGCTGGATGAACAGAACGCTATTGTGAACTTCCTCGACCGCGAGACCGCCAAGATCGACGCGCTCGTCGCCGAGCAGCGGCGGCTGATCGAGCTGCTCTCCGAAAAACGCCAGGCGGTCATCAGCCACGCCGTGACCAAGGGGCTCGATCCGAACGTGAAGATGAAGCCGTCGGGGATTGAGTGGATTGGTCTCCTGCCCGAACATTGGAGCACGCCTCCACTGTTTGCGAGGTACTATGCGGTATTGGGAAAGATGGTCGACGAGCAAAAGGCGACCGGAAAGTACCCGATTCGTTATCTGCGCAACGCAGATGTAAATTGGGATTCGATAAACACTCACGATCTCCCTGTGATCGATATTGAACCGGGAGAGATCGAGCGATTTACAGTCTCACCAGGAGATCTCCTAATCTGTGAGGGTGGCGCCGGCATCGGTCAAACGGCGATATGGGACGGTCAACCGGCGCGATTCGCGTTCCAAAAGGCATTGCATCGCCTTCGTCCGTGGAAGGCGAACAAGGAAAACCCAAGGTTCTTCTATTACTGCATGAGGTACGTTGTTGAAACTGGATTCGTGCTGGCGGGAGGGACGGCCACCATACCGCACCTGACTGGAGAAGCACTTCGAAAGTACCGTTTTCCAACACCACCGTTCAAAGAACAGAATCAGATCGTCCAATTTCTCGACTGCGAAACAAGTAGATTTGATCAACTGCAATCGGAGGCAGAGCAAGTGATCTCTCTCCTCCAAGAACGCCGCACAGCGATTATCTCCGCGGCAGTCACCGGCAAGATCGACGTACGCGAATTCGCTTGTCAGGAGGCGTCATGA
- a CDS encoding type I restriction endonuclease subunit R, which produces MSLHTEDKFEIAICEHLAENGWSYAEQDAAGYDRALALYPADVIAWVKETQPDAWERLEKNHGAAAEQALLKRLRDMLNQMGTLDLLRVGFDVLGLKQPVKMAQFKPALAMNPDIWQRYQANRLRVVRQVRYSQHNENSIDLVFFLNGIPVATAELKTDNTQSVDDAVKQYKKDRDPSPKGQTAEPLLSFPSGALVHFAVSSSLVRMTTRLAGMKTQFLPFDLGDDGAAGNPLNPDGYRTAYLWEQVWQRDSLLEILARYMVAERDKKKQITRLIFPRYHQLNVTRRLQAAVLEEGPGRKYLIQHSAGSGKTNSIAWTAHFLADLHDADNQKVFDTVLVVSDRKVIDGQLQDVIYGFERTAGVVATIKGDKGSKAAELSEALSGTKKVVVCTIQTFPFALEKVRELAATEGKRFAVIADEAHSSQTGEAASKLKQVLSAEEQESLADGGTVSSEDILAAEMASRASDKGITYVAFTATPKSKTLELFGRVPDPTQPASKTNLPEPFDVYSMRQAIEEGFILDVLQNYTSYKVAFKLASAGQYFIDSEVDRGAAMKGLMNWVRLHPYNIAQKVQIVVEHYRENVAHLLDGKAKAMVVVSSRVEAVRWQLALCKYIADMGYPLKSLVAFSGEVDDKESGPEPFKEASSGLNPGLNGRDIREAFKEDQFQILLVANKFQTGFDEPLLCGMYVDKRLDGIQAVQTLSRLNRCYPGKDTTYVLDFINEPDDILAAFKTYYTTAALSDVTDPQLILDLRTKLDAMGYYDEFEVERVVNVMLDPKAKQKQLEAAIVPVADRLLKRYTAAQDAYRAAKEAGDDKAEADAKDTMDALWMFRTDIMTYVRAYTFLSQIFDYGNTDFEKRAIFYKALSRLLKFGRERSGVDLSEITLTHHHVRNRGKRNLALSTEDAPTLKPMTEAGSGALQEKQKALMSEIIDQLNTLFGSDMTEGDQLSFLNTLVEKTLESEVLQMQAANNSKEQFANSPDLKSEFMDAIMESMDSQQELSHRALSSPQILGGLLLLAMEKLDLYEKLKTRAAG; this is translated from the coding sequence ATGAGCCTGCACACCGAAGACAAATTCGAGATCGCCATCTGCGAGCATCTGGCCGAAAACGGCTGGTCGTACGCCGAGCAGGACGCCGCTGGGTATGATCGGGCGCTGGCGCTCTATCCGGCCGATGTGATCGCCTGGGTGAAGGAGACGCAGCCGGACGCCTGGGAGCGGCTAGAGAAGAATCATGGCGCCGCGGCCGAGCAGGCTCTGTTGAAGCGGCTGCGCGACATGCTGAACCAGATGGGGACGCTTGATCTGTTGCGGGTCGGCTTTGATGTGCTGGGGCTGAAGCAGCCGGTGAAGATGGCGCAGTTCAAGCCGGCGCTGGCGATGAACCCCGATATCTGGCAGCGGTACCAGGCGAATCGCCTGCGGGTGGTGCGGCAGGTTCGCTATTCGCAGCATAACGAGAACAGCATCGACCTGGTCTTCTTCCTGAACGGCATCCCGGTCGCGACGGCCGAACTGAAAACCGACAACACGCAAAGCGTCGACGACGCGGTCAAGCAATACAAAAAGGATCGCGACCCCAGCCCCAAGGGGCAGACGGCCGAACCGCTGCTGTCGTTCCCGTCGGGGGCGCTGGTCCACTTTGCGGTGAGCAGCAGCTTGGTTCGGATGACGACGCGGCTGGCGGGGATGAAGACGCAGTTCCTGCCGTTCGATCTGGGAGATGACGGCGCGGCGGGGAATCCACTGAACCCGGACGGATACCGGACGGCGTATTTGTGGGAACAGGTCTGGCAGCGTGATAGCCTGCTGGAGATTTTGGCCCGCTACATGGTCGCCGAGCGGGACAAGAAGAAGCAGATCACGCGGCTGATCTTCCCGCGGTACCATCAACTGAACGTTACGCGGCGGCTGCAAGCGGCGGTGCTGGAGGAAGGGCCGGGGCGAAAGTATTTGATTCAGCATTCGGCCGGCTCAGGGAAGACCAACTCGATTGCCTGGACGGCCCACTTTCTGGCGGACCTGCACGACGCCGACAACCAGAAGGTGTTCGATACGGTGTTGGTCGTTTCCGACCGGAAGGTGATCGACGGGCAATTGCAGGACGTCATCTACGGCTTTGAGCGGACCGCCGGCGTGGTAGCGACGATCAAAGGGGACAAAGGGAGCAAAGCGGCGGAACTGTCCGAGGCGCTCTCCGGCACGAAAAAGGTAGTGGTCTGCACGATCCAGACTTTTCCGTTTGCCCTGGAGAAGGTGCGCGAACTGGCGGCGACCGAGGGGAAGCGGTTCGCGGTGATCGCCGACGAAGCGCACAGCAGCCAGACCGGCGAAGCGGCGTCAAAACTGAAGCAGGTGCTATCGGCCGAAGAGCAAGAGTCGCTCGCCGACGGCGGCACGGTCAGCAGCGAAGATATCCTAGCGGCGGAAATGGCAAGCCGGGCCAGCGACAAGGGGATCACCTACGTCGCGTTCACGGCGACGCCGAAGTCGAAGACGCTGGAGCTGTTTGGGCGCGTGCCTGATCCGACGCAACCGGCGTCGAAGACGAACCTGCCGGAGCCGTTTGACGTCTACTCGATGCGCCAGGCGATCGAGGAAGGTTTTATTCTTGACGTGCTGCAAAACTACACGTCGTACAAGGTCGCCTTCAAACTAGCGAGCGCCGGGCAGTACTTTATCGACTCGGAAGTCGACCGGGGCGCCGCGATGAAGGGGCTGATGAACTGGGTGCGATTGCACCCCTACAACATCGCCCAGAAGGTGCAGATCGTCGTCGAACATTACCGCGAGAACGTCGCCCACCTGCTCGACGGCAAGGCGAAAGCGATGGTCGTGGTGAGCAGCCGCGTCGAAGCGGTCCGCTGGCAACTGGCGCTCTGCAAGTATATCGCCGATATGGGCTACCCGCTGAAGTCGCTGGTGGCGTTCTCTGGCGAAGTGGACGACAAGGAATCGGGGCCGGAGCCGTTCAAGGAAGCGAGCAGTGGGCTGAACCCGGGGCTGAACGGCCGCGATATTCGGGAAGCGTTCAAAGAGGACCAGTTCCAGATCCTGTTGGTGGCGAACAAGTTCCAGACCGGCTTCGATGAGCCGCTGCTGTGCGGGATGTACGTCGACAAGCGGCTGGACGGCATCCAGGCAGTGCAGACGTTGTCGCGACTGAATCGTTGCTATCCGGGGAAGGATACGACGTACGTCCTCGACTTCATCAACGAGCCAGACGACATCCTGGCGGCGTTCAAGACGTACTACACGACAGCGGCCCTGTCGGACGTGACCGACCCGCAATTGATTTTGGACCTGCGAACCAAGCTGGATGCGATGGGGTACTACGACGAGTTTGAAGTCGAGCGGGTGGTCAATGTGATGCTTGACCCGAAAGCGAAGCAGAAGCAACTGGAAGCGGCGATCGTGCCGGTCGCGGATCGGCTGCTGAAACGTTACACCGCGGCGCAAGACGCCTATCGAGCGGCAAAGGAAGCTGGCGACGACAAGGCCGAAGCCGATGCGAAGGATACAATGGACGCCCTGTGGATGTTCCGGACCGACATCATGACCTACGTCCGGGCCTACACCTTCCTGTCGCAGATCTTCGACTACGGCAACACCGACTTCGAGAAACGGGCGATTTTTTACAAAGCCCTGTCGCGACTCCTGAAGTTCGGCCGAGAACGAAGCGGCGTCGACCTCTCCGAGATCACCCTAACCCACCACCACGTCCGCAACCGCGGCAAACGGAACCTGGCCCTCTCCACCGAAGACGCCCCCACGCTCAAACCGATGACAGAAGCCGGCAGCGGCGCCCTGCAAGAGAAGCAAAAGGCGCTGATGAGCGAGATCATCGACCAGTTGAACACCCTGTTCGGCAGCGACATGACGGAAGGGGATCAGCTCTCGTTCCTGAACACTCTGGTCGAAAAGACGCTGGAATCCGAAGTCCTGCAAATGCAGGCCGCGAACAACTCGAAAGAGCAGTTCGCCAACTCGCCGGACCTGAAAAGCGAGTTTATGGACGCAATTATGGAGAGCATGGATAGCCAGCAGGAACTCAGCCATCGAGCACTCAGCTCGCCGCAGATTCTAGGGGGACTATTGCTGTTGGCGATGGAGAAGCTGGATCTGTATGAGAAGCTGAAGACGCGAGCGGCGGGGTAG